Proteins encoded in a region of the Mycolicibacterium duvalii genome:
- a CDS encoding SDR family oxidoreductase gives MDYGIVGRTALVVGGSKGIGFEAAKMLAAEGCRVAIVARTQRHIDNAVAAITDAGGEAVGVSADMSTQDGIESAVSTVRDRLAPPSIVITQADFHVRGFFAEVTRAEDYVDSYRTYTLSQVHMLHAVLPAMRDDGWGRYVHIGSATAKEPQNKPPHTVANATRPSTVGLLKSVADEYAQFGITINTVAPGWIATKTTNWYLSTHEGLTDDDARRRWMMDHAGVPAARLGEPSEIASTIVYLCSQQAGYLTGHYIAVDGGHHRAAF, from the coding sequence ATGGACTACGGCATCGTCGGCCGCACCGCCCTTGTTGTCGGCGGCAGCAAAGGAATCGGGTTTGAGGCGGCAAAAATGCTCGCGGCTGAAGGATGCCGGGTGGCAATCGTGGCCCGCACGCAGCGTCACATCGATAATGCGGTCGCCGCCATCACCGACGCCGGGGGCGAAGCGGTCGGCGTGTCGGCGGACATGAGCACACAGGACGGCATCGAGTCAGCGGTGTCCACCGTACGAGACCGTCTCGCACCACCGTCAATTGTCATCACACAAGCCGACTTTCACGTCCGGGGGTTCTTCGCCGAGGTCACCCGGGCCGAGGATTACGTCGACTCCTACCGCACTTACACACTGAGCCAGGTCCACATGTTGCATGCGGTGCTGCCCGCCATGCGCGACGACGGATGGGGCCGATACGTCCACATCGGCTCGGCGACCGCCAAGGAGCCGCAGAACAAGCCCCCGCACACCGTCGCCAATGCGACCCGACCGTCGACCGTGGGGCTGCTCAAGAGCGTCGCCGACGAGTACGCGCAGTTCGGCATCACCATCAACACCGTTGCCCCGGGCTGGATCGCCACCAAGACCACCAACTGGTATCTGTCCACCCACGAAGGCCTGACCGATGACGACGCGCGCCGGAGATGGATGATGGACCACGCGGGAGTCCCCGCCGCCCGGCTCGGCGAGCCCTCAGAGATCGCGTCGACGATCGTCTATCTCTGCTCCCAGCAGGCCGGGTACCTGACCGGGCACTACATCGCTGTCGACGGTGGCCACCACCGGGCCGCATTCTGA
- a CDS encoding alpha/beta hydrolase fold domain-containing protein, producing the protein MTIDDEVRRPVFTGRTSLSTKVAVVALRVLRAVGNVLGVDILSTLFPLVVQDNPPWYATRGLRVEHSEFDGWPVCTLCPPRPSGRYVVAIHGGGYALGPAIMHWPVYAGIARNTAATVVVPLYPLVPEGTAGTAVPQCADLLTSLAEQHGAENISVIGDSAGGGLAFAAIQELIRRGDATPGRMVLISPWLDVSMTNPDIASIDDPILSSAGLRAAGRLWAGDLDPTDPLASPLYGSLEGLPPTAVYTGSLDMLAADVLLVRERAIPGGADVTFDLRNGGIHGWPYFFVLPEARAVLPDIYEQLVGPN; encoded by the coding sequence ATGACGATCGACGACGAAGTGAGACGGCCGGTGTTCACGGGTCGAACGTCGCTGTCCACCAAGGTCGCGGTGGTGGCGCTGCGGGTGCTGCGCGCGGTCGGAAACGTTCTGGGCGTTGACATTTTGTCGACACTGTTCCCGTTGGTGGTGCAGGACAATCCACCGTGGTACGCGACGCGCGGACTTCGTGTCGAGCACAGCGAGTTCGACGGCTGGCCGGTATGTACGCTCTGCCCGCCGAGACCGTCTGGAAGGTACGTCGTCGCCATCCACGGCGGTGGGTATGCTCTGGGGCCCGCCATCATGCACTGGCCCGTGTATGCCGGCATCGCCCGAAATACCGCGGCCACGGTGGTGGTACCGCTCTACCCGCTGGTTCCCGAGGGCACCGCAGGCACTGCAGTTCCGCAGTGCGCTGACCTTCTCACGTCGCTGGCCGAGCAGCACGGGGCGGAAAACATCAGCGTGATCGGCGACTCTGCCGGCGGCGGCTTGGCCTTCGCGGCAATACAGGAGCTGATCCGCCGCGGCGATGCCACGCCAGGGCGGATGGTGCTCATTTCGCCGTGGCTCGACGTATCGATGACCAATCCGGACATCGCGTCGATCGATGATCCGATATTGAGCTCCGCGGGTCTGCGAGCCGCCGGCCGGCTTTGGGCCGGCGATCTCGACCCCACTGACCCGTTGGCGAGCCCGTTGTACGGATCATTGGAAGGGCTCCCGCCGACAGCGGTCTACACGGGATCGTTGGACATGCTCGCTGCCGACGTGCTGCTTGTCCGTGAACGTGCGATCCCAGGCGGCGCTGACGTCACTTTTGACTTGCGTAACGGCGGCATTCACGGCTGGCCGTACTTCTTCGTTTTGCCGGAGGCCCGCGCCGTCCTGCCTGACATCTACGAGCAACTCGTCGGGCCGAACTGA
- a CDS encoding SDR family NAD(P)-dependent oxidoreductase codes for MNPLSFTGRTVLITGAGRGVGRAHALAFAEHGAGVVVNDVDDTADAVTGEILAAGGSAIAHRGDAADPDVASDAVAQGIARFGRIDAVVANAGIDRITPLREVTPELLTEFFRVHVLGTWAVCSAAWPHFLEQRFGRIVTTTSAAGYFGLTRALPYTTAKGALHGMTQSLALEGARHGITVNAVAPFAASRLAHARTEGAPALQDAIERLAPASDVSPVVLWLAHESTTVTGMAFEVGAGAVSQVAVGVAEAVPVDADPTAWLGGAIRIPPVGAADRPLTRWLDELG; via the coding sequence GTGAACCCACTGTCGTTCACCGGCCGCACGGTCCTGATCACCGGTGCCGGCCGCGGCGTGGGGCGGGCTCACGCACTGGCATTCGCCGAGCATGGCGCCGGCGTCGTCGTCAACGACGTCGACGACACCGCTGACGCGGTCACCGGTGAGATCCTGGCCGCGGGTGGCTCGGCGATCGCGCACCGCGGCGATGCCGCTGACCCCGATGTCGCCAGTGATGCTGTTGCGCAAGGGATTGCGAGGTTCGGACGGATCGACGCCGTGGTGGCCAATGCCGGCATCGACCGGATCACGCCGCTGCGTGAGGTGACCCCGGAGTTGTTGACCGAGTTCTTCCGGGTGCACGTGCTGGGCACCTGGGCGGTGTGTTCGGCGGCGTGGCCGCATTTTCTCGAGCAGCGGTTCGGGCGGATCGTGACCACCACGTCGGCCGCCGGATACTTCGGCCTCACCCGCGCGCTGCCGTACACCACGGCCAAGGGCGCGTTGCACGGCATGACCCAGTCGCTGGCTCTGGAAGGCGCCCGTCACGGGATCACCGTCAATGCGGTGGCACCGTTCGCGGCGTCACGGCTGGCGCACGCACGGACCGAAGGCGCGCCGGCATTGCAGGACGCGATCGAGCGACTCGCACCGGCGTCGGACGTCTCACCGGTGGTGCTGTGGCTGGCACATGAGAGCACCACCGTCACCGGTATGGCCTTCGAAGTCGGTGCGGGCGCGGTCAGCCAGGTCGCCGTTGGCGTCGCCGAAGCGGTACCGGTCGACGCCGACCCGACGGCGTGGCTCGGCGGCGCGATCAGAATTCCTCCGGTCGGTGCGGCCGACCGGCCGTTGACCCGTTGGCTGGACGAGCTCGGGTGA
- a CDS encoding LLM class F420-dependent oxidoreductase — MGVPSVKWGIVFASTGFPDPDSAIALAQAAEHAGFESLWAPEHVIMPKSPDATPYRGSTDGSMARLGRRGGIPDPLIWFAYVAAHTTRLRFGTGVLILPEHQPVVLAKSVATLNHLSGGRLMLGIGVGELPEEYQAVGMNFGDRGRRMDEYIDALRLLWREDTASFDGDYVRFDEVECRPWPVRRSVPLLIGGASDAAIRRAATRGDGYFPFVFPGQDPLVELPRLLGRVRAETALAGRDPDKMEFTAGGARTAEEAKVYADFGVHRLTVAIRSRSVADMRDEVARLGDELVAPTVEL; from the coding sequence ATGGGAGTGCCTTCAGTGAAGTGGGGAATCGTCTTTGCCAGCACCGGCTTTCCGGACCCGGACAGCGCGATCGCACTGGCCCAGGCCGCCGAACACGCCGGGTTCGAATCACTCTGGGCGCCAGAGCATGTCATCATGCCGAAAAGTCCCGACGCGACACCGTACCGGGGCTCGACCGACGGCAGCATGGCTCGGCTGGGCCGGCGCGGCGGCATCCCCGACCCGCTGATCTGGTTCGCCTACGTCGCGGCGCACACGACGCGCCTGCGGTTCGGCACCGGCGTGCTGATCCTGCCTGAACACCAGCCGGTGGTACTCGCGAAATCCGTTGCGACGCTGAACCACCTGTCCGGCGGACGGCTGATGCTCGGGATCGGTGTCGGCGAGTTACCCGAGGAGTATCAGGCGGTCGGGATGAACTTCGGGGACCGCGGCCGCCGAATGGACGAGTACATCGACGCGCTGCGGCTGCTGTGGCGCGAGGACACGGCCTCGTTCGACGGCGACTACGTCCGATTCGACGAGGTCGAGTGCCGGCCCTGGCCGGTGCGCCGTTCGGTTCCGCTGCTGATCGGCGGGGCGTCGGACGCCGCGATCCGCCGTGCGGCCACTCGGGGGGACGGCTACTTTCCGTTCGTCTTCCCCGGCCAGGACCCACTGGTCGAGCTGCCGCGGCTGCTGGGCCGGGTGCGCGCCGAAACCGCGCTGGCGGGCCGCGATCCCGACAAGATGGAGTTCACGGCCGGCGGCGCCCGCACCGCCGAGGAGGCGAAAGTGTACGCGGATTTCGGTGTCCACCGGCTGACGGTCGCAATCCGCTCACGCAGCGTCGCCGACATGCGCGACGAAGTCGCCCGGCTCGGAGACGAGCTGGTGGCCCCGACGGTGGAGCTGTGA
- a CDS encoding SDR family NAD(P)-dependent oxidoreductase, with the protein MILDGTVALVTGAGQGVGRGIALALAAEGARVAVVGRTATKCQAVAAEIAERGGQAIAVAADVARRSDVDACVAAARAQLGPISCLVNAAQQTHYSSLRKLTEDDLDAVWQSGAVGSLRMMQACFEDLRATRGSVVNVGSGSGLTARPAMGAYAAVKEALRTMSRVAAAEWGRYGIRVNVICPLASSPGMDSWMGDLPGAGEQLVSQVPLGRLGDAEGDIGRAVVFLAGPDSGYITGTTMMIDGGYDYLR; encoded by the coding sequence GTGATACTCGACGGAACCGTCGCGCTGGTCACCGGCGCTGGGCAAGGTGTCGGGCGGGGCATCGCGCTCGCGCTGGCGGCCGAGGGCGCCCGGGTCGCGGTGGTCGGCCGTACCGCGACCAAATGCCAGGCGGTCGCTGCCGAAATCGCCGAGCGCGGCGGCCAGGCGATCGCTGTCGCGGCCGATGTTGCCCGACGCTCCGACGTCGACGCCTGCGTTGCGGCCGCCCGCGCGCAGCTGGGCCCGATCAGCTGCCTGGTCAATGCCGCTCAGCAGACGCACTATTCGTCGCTGCGCAAGCTCACTGAGGACGACCTCGACGCGGTGTGGCAGTCCGGCGCGGTCGGATCGCTGCGGATGATGCAGGCCTGTTTCGAGGACCTGCGGGCCACCCGCGGCAGCGTCGTCAACGTCGGTTCCGGAAGCGGGCTGACGGCGCGGCCGGCGATGGGTGCCTATGCGGCGGTGAAGGAGGCGTTGCGGACGATGAGCCGGGTCGCCGCGGCCGAGTGGGGCCGCTACGGCATCCGGGTCAACGTCATCTGCCCGCTGGCGTCCTCACCCGGCATGGACAGCTGGATGGGTGACCTGCCGGGGGCCGGCGAACAACTCGTCAGTCAGGTGCCACTCGGACGGCTTGGTGATGCCGAGGGCGACATCGGCCGCGCTGTCGTTTTCCTGGCCGGCCCGGATTCCGGCTACATCACCGGCACCACCATGATGATCGATGGCGGCTATGACTACTTGCGATGA
- a CDS encoding nuclear transport factor 2 family protein, translated as MADDELDELLDERAIRRVLHSYCRAIDRLDIELLRDCYWPEATDRHGPFTGTRDEYVAWVTALLRRHTMTMHQLGNILIDLDGDTAHAETYAVAYHSGEPPGDIRWNYVAGFRYIDTFGRRDGQWRIMNRVTAIEWTHAWDADRERLATFGEYLPRRDSTDPVYRRPA; from the coding sequence GTGGCCGACGATGAACTCGATGAGCTGCTCGACGAGCGCGCGATCCGCCGCGTCCTGCACAGCTACTGCCGCGCCATCGACCGGCTCGACATCGAGCTGCTGCGCGACTGTTACTGGCCGGAGGCTACCGACCGGCACGGCCCGTTCACGGGTACGCGTGACGAGTACGTGGCGTGGGTGACGGCGTTGCTGCGACGACACACCATGACCATGCACCAGCTCGGCAACATCCTGATCGACCTCGACGGCGATACCGCGCACGCCGAAACCTATGCGGTGGCCTATCACTCCGGTGAGCCACCCGGCGACATCCGGTGGAACTATGTCGCCGGATTCCGCTACATCGACACCTTCGGCCGCCGCGACGGACAATGGCGAATCATGAACCGGGTCACCGCGATCGAGTGGACCCACGCCTGGGACGCCGACCGCGAGCGCCTCGCCACGTTCGGCGAATACCTGCCGCGGCGCGACAGCACCGACCCGGTGTATCGGCGGCCCGCGTGA
- a CDS encoding TetR/AcrR family transcriptional regulator, translated as MASIDTLGGVAEASATTESRAAAAVARALDDRQKDAAAEVDRILEAAVLVIERGAPSTPRVADIVKQAGVSNVAFYRYFSGKDDLILAVHERGIGKVRDYVEHEMAKEADPVDKVVRWVVSLMTRVQKPESAKVSRVVAMHMATSAEQLVAEEEHSRPLRDLLAGAVDAVEEAQDPEAATDAIYALVTGELRRHLVMETSPDADTVARLVAFCLRGLGISRAAKAPNGKR; from the coding sequence ATGGCTTCCATCGATACGCTCGGCGGTGTTGCGGAGGCATCGGCGACGACGGAATCGCGCGCCGCAGCGGCGGTGGCGCGCGCACTCGATGACCGTCAGAAGGATGCCGCCGCCGAAGTCGACCGTATCCTTGAGGCGGCCGTGCTGGTCATCGAGCGGGGGGCGCCGTCCACACCTCGCGTGGCCGACATCGTCAAGCAGGCGGGTGTCTCCAATGTCGCCTTCTACCGGTACTTCTCGGGCAAGGACGACCTCATCCTGGCGGTGCACGAACGCGGTATCGGGAAAGTGCGGGACTACGTCGAACACGAGATGGCCAAGGAGGCTGATCCCGTCGACAAGGTCGTCCGCTGGGTGGTGAGCTTGATGACGCGGGTGCAGAAGCCGGAGTCGGCGAAGGTCAGCAGGGTTGTCGCCATGCACATGGCCACCTCAGCCGAACAGCTGGTGGCCGAAGAGGAACACAGTAGACCGCTGCGCGACTTGCTCGCCGGCGCAGTCGACGCCGTCGAAGAAGCGCAGGATCCCGAGGCGGCCACCGACGCCATCTACGCACTGGTCACTGGTGAACTGCGGCGCCACCTGGTGATGGAGACCAGCCCCGACGCCGACACGGTTGCGCGCCTCGTCGCGTTCTGCCTGCGGGGCTTGGGCATCAGCCGAGCGGCGAAAGCGCCCAATGGCAAGCGTTGA
- a CDS encoding amidohydrolase family protein — translation MTTFTEAPIFDADQHMYETAEALTKFLPEKFQKAVQFVQIGKRTRIAILNKITEYIPNPTFERVAAPGSQEKFYSGQNTEGQTLREMQGPPIEAPEASRRPDARIAELDRQGVQGALVYPTLANLVEHSAAEDPELVVAMIHALNQWMLETWNYVYEDRLFMTPVITCALVDEARRELEYLVDNGAKVVLIKPAPVKGFKGWRSPALPEFDPFWKDVQDANMPVVLHASQPPLDEYINRWEPSDTNNFMEMSAFRWLVLGHREISDMIGSLICHGTLTRFPKLRIASVENGSSWIHPLFHDLVDVHTKMPQNFEEHPLDVFRRNIWVSPFWEGSVADVVETVGWDKVMFGSDYPHPEGLAEPKRFYKYAEGMDRRRAYDFMGDNARRFIGLPISNPDPEAQHAPAETAAAT, via the coding sequence ATGACCACCTTCACCGAGGCGCCGATCTTCGATGCCGACCAGCACATGTACGAGACCGCCGAAGCCCTGACGAAGTTCCTGCCCGAGAAGTTCCAGAAGGCCGTCCAGTTCGTTCAGATCGGCAAGCGCACACGGATCGCGATCCTCAACAAGATCACCGAGTACATCCCCAACCCCACCTTCGAGCGTGTCGCCGCCCCCGGGTCGCAAGAGAAGTTCTACTCCGGCCAGAACACGGAAGGACAGACACTGCGCGAGATGCAGGGCCCCCCGATCGAAGCCCCCGAGGCTTCTCGTCGGCCCGATGCGCGCATCGCCGAACTGGATCGTCAAGGTGTGCAGGGAGCTTTGGTCTACCCCACCCTGGCCAACCTCGTGGAGCATTCGGCGGCCGAGGACCCCGAACTCGTCGTGGCGATGATCCACGCACTGAACCAGTGGATGCTGGAGACGTGGAACTACGTGTATGAGGACCGGTTGTTCATGACCCCGGTGATCACGTGCGCGCTCGTCGATGAGGCCCGACGCGAACTCGAATACCTCGTCGACAACGGCGCGAAAGTTGTGCTCATCAAGCCGGCCCCGGTCAAAGGCTTCAAAGGTTGGCGCTCACCGGCGTTGCCCGAATTCGACCCGTTCTGGAAAGACGTGCAGGACGCGAACATGCCGGTGGTGCTGCACGCCAGCCAACCGCCGCTCGACGAGTACATCAACCGGTGGGAACCCTCCGACACCAACAACTTCATGGAGATGAGTGCGTTCCGGTGGCTGGTACTCGGCCACCGTGAGATCTCCGACATGATCGGCAGCCTGATCTGCCATGGCACACTCACCCGGTTCCCGAAGTTGCGGATCGCCAGCGTCGAGAACGGCAGCTCGTGGATCCACCCGCTGTTTCACGACCTCGTCGACGTGCACACCAAGATGCCCCAGAATTTCGAGGAGCACCCGTTGGACGTGTTCCGGCGCAACATCTGGGTTAGTCCGTTCTGGGAGGGCTCGGTGGCCGACGTCGTCGAAACCGTCGGATGGGACAAGGTGATGTTCGGCTCGGACTATCCGCACCCCGAGGGATTGGCTGAGCCCAAACGCTTCTACAAGTATGCCGAGGGCATGGATCGACGCCGCGCGTACGACTTCATGGGCGACAACGCCCGCCGATTCATCGGACTGCCGATCAGCAACCCCGACCCGGAAGCGCAGCACGCACCGGCAGAAACTGCGGCCGCCACATAG